A segment of the Macadamia integrifolia cultivar HAES 741 unplaced genomic scaffold, SCU_Mint_v3 scaffold2557, whole genome shotgun sequence genome:
CCAAACCAGAGTGCTCCATGGAGTCTTGTTAGCCTTCCTTCTGATACACTCCCAACCTGAGGCTGTAGAAAAATTTCCCAAGGTCGACAAGGACCAGCAGCATGTATCATCTAATTCGCCTGAAGGAATTTTAATTtgcttaattttttcaaaaattcttCTCAACTCCGCCGATCTCACCTCAGGGAGTGCCCATTCCCCACCACAAATAAATTCTCTCACCTTAGCTGTAAATGTAAGAGTTGTCAAGTCGAAACTCTCTAACTCCTCCAGAACTGATTTaggtccccaccatttatctttccagaaatttgtAAGATTACCATTACCGATAATCCATCTCTCATTATCTTCCACAAACCTCCACACTTTTTTCACCCCCAaggcaatagaggaagaaactCCTTTCTTGAGCTTACCATCTTTTTTAACAAAGCGGGCTTTAAGGAAGGAGCTGGAGGCTGTCCTCTCATGCTTGATCCTCCACGCAAGCTTGCACAACATAGCTTTATTGGTATCTCGGAGTCTCCTGATACCTAAACCGCCTTCCTCTTTAGGCATGCAAAGGGAATCCCATTTAACAGTAATTTTTCTGGCCGTTTCAGTGTCCCCCGTCCAAatgaagtttctcatccatcgTTCCATTATagataaaagggaaaaaggccaccaataaatagcaAAACTGTGGTTAGGGATACCAGCAATGACTGATCTGACCAACTCCGTTCTGCCCGCCAAAGAcaaaagctttcctttccaacccgcAAGACGTCCTTTCACCTTGTCCATCACTGGAAGCAGAGCCTCTTTCTTGACTCTACCCTTAAATATTTCAACTCCTAAATAGCGAGTTGGGAAAGTGCATATCTGAATTCCAAGGGTATCAGCAATTGTCTGCTTGTGAGCAGGAGCTATCTTTCCTAGGAAAAGCTTACTTTTCTCAAAATTGATGCACTGACCTGAAAAGTCCTGATACTTCATCAAAAAAGATTTCAGAGCATTTACATATCTCAATGAGGTGTTGGTGAAGATGAATATATCATCTGCGAATAAAATGTGTCCAGGAGTAGTAACTCCTCTTGGTCCACTGATTGTTTTGAGACTCTTGCTCTGAACCAGGTTTGACAACCCTCTAGACAGAACTTCTTCTGCTATGATAAACAACATGGGGGATATAGGATCACCTTGTCTTAGACCACGCTCCACCCCGAAGAAGCCTTGAGGACCTCCGTTCACCAGAATAGAAATTTTGGTCGACAGCAGGAGTTGGTGTAGccaattaatccatttattggagaagCCAAATTTACTCAAcacctgaaaaataaaagaccagGAAATAGTGTCATAAGCTTTCCTTATATCAATTTTAAGACCAAGGCCCCCACCTCTAGTTGCAGAGAACATTAAATTTGCAAGCTCAGAGGCCACAGCTATATTGTCATGGATCATCTTCCCCTTCTGAAAGGCACTCTGCTCTTCTGAGATCAAACGAGGGAGGAGAGTCTCAAGGCGCATCGCCATTACTTTGGATATGATTTTGCAGAAAACGTTACCCATACACAGGGGCCGAAATTTCTCAAGAGTATTTGCACCATCCACCTTTGGAATCAACAccagaaaattattatttatcccATTTGGCATGGACCCAGTGCTGAAAAACTGTTTCACAGCATTGCAAACCTCCACTTCCACCATATCCCAGCATTTGCGAAAGAATGCACCAGAGAAACCATCTGGGCCTGGTGAGCTATCCGGGTCGAGCTCCCAAACTACCCTCCTTATTTCCTCATTCCCAGGAAGAGAGTCCATCTTATAGCAGTCCATCTGATTAAGAATTTTTGGAATATTATCCAATAAATCCTCATGATTCACTGTGGTGGATGCTCTATGGAACCTCTCATAAAAGTCCACAATATATTCCCCTATTTGATTATACCCCTCCACAATAGTCCCATCCTACTTCTTGAGAGCTCTGATtgagtttttgtttcttctcattttgactgaaaggtgaaaaaattttgagttatTGTCATCAGCTTTCAACCACCTGATTCTCGCCTGTTTTGCCCAgattttttcatggttttccaagGCTTTCACCAATCCCGTCTTCGCATCAGCTTCCATAGCAAATAGATGATCATTCATCCCTTCACTTGCAATCTGGTCATGAATCTGGTTCAGAGTCTTCTTCGCATGCTCTAGGTCTTTATCAAAATTGGGAAAAGCAGATCTCGCCCAGGATTTTAAGTCCCTCTTCAGCCGCTTCAATTTAGAAGTGAGAACAAGGATAGGCGGACCAGGGACCCATTCTGACCAAGACAAAGCCACAATTCTGACGAAGTCTTCATGTTCCATCCAAAATTGGTGAAAGCGAAAAGGGCAATTTGAGGGGCGTTGGCTGGCATCAGAGACCATCAAAAGCGGCCCATGATCAGAAGCAATTCTCGGCAGCACTAGTTGCGAGGAATCTTGAAAAATAGTTAACCACTTCTCATTGCAGAAGCTTCTATCGAGCACAGCCGAAACATTACCAGCTTTCCGATTATTACTCCAGGTAAATTTTCTTCCACTTGAAGGCAGCTGAGCCATGGAACAAGAGTCTATCATAGCATTAAATTCCGTAGCAGAGCCCAAACTAAAATTACCTGGTCCCTTCTTTTCATGCGACTGAAGATAAGCATTAAAATCACCTATCATGGCCCAAGGGATTGTAGTGTGAGGAGTATCCGCTACCAAGTCCAACCAAAGAGCTCTTCTCTCTGCTCGAAAAATGCTAGCATGGACAAAAGAGACTTGAATTTTGGAAAGGTCCCAAGTCAGGGAAACCGAAATATGCTGGGATGACTCCGAAATCACCACAGGGCAGGCTATATTTCTTTTCCACATAATccataaattcaaaattctacccattctattattataaataaagttggAGTGAAATCCAAATTTATTAAAATACAGATTTGGAAAACTACTTACTGAAATCATTGGTTCAGCAATACAAAGGAGAtcagggttcttcttctttattaattCTCTTAAGGCGCGCTTACCGGCtaccttcttcattcctcttatGTTCCAAAAGAGAATCTTCATAAATCAATTCCTGGGAATAGCTTGACGATCAGACCTCAAGGTCTGCCCCGTCGCAGCAatagattttcctttccttttagccTCGCCGTCTGCTCTTATAATAGTATGATCAAGTTCTTCTACTTCCTGGTGAGTAATAATAATTCTACCTGCCTCAAGGGCAGCTGGAGACATTTCAGAGATCACATGTTCGGTCTCACCCCAATCTTGCCCGCGACcgcctctccctcctcttgccTGATTGCGACCTCCGCGACCACCAATatataccaatttttttttgcgaGGATGAAGAGTTCTAGAAGCAATGCCGCCTTCGACTTCATTGAGTACAACAACCGAAGTAGTCTCTCCCTTCGTTGCATCGTCTCTGCCATTCCCAGAGGTCATTGACTCCTTCTCAGATGAGTAGAGTACCGAGTCCTCTGGATCTGAATCGGATCCATAACCACTGCCCAGTGGGTTATCCACCATGGTCGGGTCCTGGGTAGATCTCTCAAGGGTATTTGGAGCAGGAATATAAATTTCCAAGTTACCTTCTGTCAAACAGTCCATTGGCAATCTTACTATATTTGTTGTATCTTCCACGTCTGGAATAATTCCTCTACAAGGGGAAGTTACCATATGGAGAGGAGATCTACGATCTCCTACCAACTAAGAAGATTTAGTAGGGATTTCCTCTGATCTGGGCGCACCACCCTCCTCCTTCGTTACCTGAAAAGTTCCCCCTGGACGTCGGTCTTCCTCAGCCGGCTGCCGCTCAGTGTTCCGCTTAGATCGACACTGCTCAGCAAGATGCCTCAGCTTCTTACAGGATGTACATCTTTCAATGCCATCCTCATAGAGAATTCTTTGTTTGAACCAGAACAAATCATCCTTACCCGGCTGTTTTCTTTCAACCTGAATTTCCTCCACTCTGGTTCCACTCAACAGCACTTCCACTAGCACCCTAGCGTAATTCCCCATGTTACCCTGTATCGTTCTTCGATCAACCTCTACAGGGCACCTTGAGGCTTTGCCCATGGAGAGTAAaattttctcatgccaatactccatagGAAGCTCTGGGTATCGAATCCAGACGAGTTTGGTTTGAACTGGATCTTCATGAATATTGAACTCCGGTCGCCAGCGCTGGAAACGCATAATCTGACCCTTAACTTTGATGGGACCCCTTTTCCACATAGCAGCCATATCGCCTTCCACTTCAAATCGAAGAAGGATAAAACCTTTTCCCAAAGGCGCAAGAGTCACCTTGCCCTTCAAGTTCCAGACGTTCTTTGCTTCCGCCCTTACTTCATCCATCGAGACAAAGCAAAAATTTACTCGACCAATCAGTGCATGTGAGAAAGACTGTAATCTCTCTTCATACGCCTCCTGAGGGATCATAATTTTTGTGAGATTTCCAGCGCGAATCGGATCTGGGAGATCATCAATATTTGGCATAGACCTCCTTGCCATTGCAGCGTAGGACTGTTTTCTCCCAGCGGTCGTCTCTTCCCTTGGGTGGGACATTTCAGCCGAACCAGGTATCCCAGTAGCGACTGGAAAAGGCACAGTGTTAATCACCGGGCCCCAGAAGTCTGTAATTCTCCGTTGTTTTCCTCTATCGGGGGGGCGGGCAGCAAAAATCCTCCCATCCTtctcagagcttctctctcctgaagccatCTTTTCGTCCATTTTGAGGTATTAATCTTCAACCGTGTTCTACTATCCTTTAGCAGTGCATGCAAACCTGACTTCTCCGCAGTAGGCTTCCCTTAAACCTTCATAGATTAAAGAACTATGCAGTAGTAGTTCCTGTAGGAACAACTGGCAGcacctcctctccttctttagTGTAGCAACAAAAAACCCTTTGCTCTTTCTTTTGGTCAACAAGGAATCAAACAAACATGGAGTCACAGCAGTACGGGAGCTCTCTTCACATTAGATTGTCATTAAATCAAAAAACGAACCAGAAAAAAGATATGAGTAGCAAACTCTCTCAATCTGCTGCTCTCACTCTCTTTCTAAGTTTTGCTGCTTACTTAGAGGTTTCGTATGGGCAAGACCTCCTTTTCTTCCCAGCACAACCGACTTCAGAAA
Coding sequences within it:
- the LOC122066747 gene encoding uncharacterized protein LOC122066747, whose product is MIGDFNAYLQSHEKKGPGNFSLGSATEFNAMIDSCSMAQLPSSGRKFTWSNNRKAGNVSAVLDRSFCNEKWLTIFQDSSQLVLPRIASDHGPLLMVSDASQRPSNCPFRFHQFWMEHEDFVRIVALSWSEWVPGPPILVLTSKLKRLKRDLKSWARSAFPNFDKDLEHAKKTLNQIHDQIASEGMNDHLFAMEADAKTGLMDCYKMDSLPGNEEIRRVVWELDPDSSPGPDGFSGAFFRKCWDMVEVEVCNAVKQFFSTGSMPNGINNNFLVLIPKVDGANTLEKFRPLCMGNVFCKIISKVMAMRLETLLPRLISEEQSAFQKGKMIHDNIAVASELANLMFSATRGGGLGLKIDIRKAYDTISWSFIFQVLSKFGFSNKWINWLHQLLLSTKISILVNGGPQGFFGVERGLRQGDPISPMLFIIAEEVLSRGLSNLVQSKSLKTISGPRGVTTPGHILFADDIFIFTNTSLRYVNALKSFLMKYQDFSGQCINFEKSKLFLGKIAPAHKQTIADTLGIQICTFPTRYLGVEIFKGRVKKEALLPVMDKVKGRLAGWKGKLLSLAGRTELVRSVIAGIPNHSFAIYWWPFSLLSIMERWMRNFIWTGDTETARKITVKWDSLCMPKEEGGLGIRRLRDTNKAMLCKLAWRIKHERTASSSFLKARFVKKDGKLKKGVSSSIALGVKKVWRFVEDNERWIIGNGNLTNFWKDKWWGPKSVLEELESFDLTTLTFTAKVREFICGGEWALPEVRSAELRRIFEKIKQIKIPSGELDDTCCWSLSTLGNFSTASGWECIRRKANKTPWSTLVWRKGLPPRFSTLGWRLAHGRLPTDEQIRHKGIYLASRCALCNQGEDSIDHIFLRCSFGTSVWKSFTDCFDVRWKMHQSINNLISWWKTKGRVVNLKTPWMMGFSIIAANIWWERNRRRHDNSARNDKQIFDFSRQEICLCIGKVKGEVKSPTDVMCCRRLGLSVAPSRYLPPLEVPWCKPHPNWLKLNVDGSALGNPGRAGAGGVARDHDGQVQDAFSIFLGIKQIYEAEFEAVMEGFLMAKALDAKGLCIESDSVAVVTAIQSNHIPWFTLQKWLSLLPFLESIP
- the LOC122066749 gene encoding uncharacterized protein LOC122066749, yielding MASGERSSEKDGRIFAARPPDRGKQRRITDFWGPVINTVPFPVATGIPGSAEMSHPREETTAGRKQSYAAMARRSMPNIDDLPDPIRAGNLTKIMIPQEAYEERLQSFSHALIGRVNFCFVSMDEVRAEAKNVWNLKGKVTLAPLGKGFILLRFEVEGDMAAMWKRGPIKVKGQIMRFQRWRPEFNIHEDPVQTKLVWIRYPELPMEYWHEKILLSMGKASRCPVEVDRRTIQGNMGNYARVLVEVLLSGTRVEEIQVERKQPGKDDLFWFKQRILYEDGIERCTSCKKLRHLAEQCRSKRNTERQPAEEDRRPGGTFQVTKEEGGAPRSEEIPTKSS